A region of the Dysidea avara chromosome 9, odDysAvar1.4, whole genome shotgun sequence genome:
CAAGTTGCTATAGGAACCAAACAAAACAAGTTCTGATCTTCACAACTTACTAACAAGATGAATTTGTAGCAAATATACACTTGTAGTTAGTAAACAAATGTTGACCAATCAAATGAAATTTTAAACCACATGTGACTTCTGCTTAATACTGCTGTTGTGTTGGTAGGAATCCCCCAGAATGtacaaaatgtacagtacgAATACGTCACGCAATTATCGTGACGTAACGTCctactccccccccccccccgctcTACTGTACAGCTACGTatctgctgctgttgctgtcaGTATTGTTGGTCAGCTCATGTGGATGTGGTTGTATTAAAATTGTTCTCTGTACTTAAGGTGGCGGTATACCGGAAACCCATCTAATGGGAAGCCTTATGAAGTGAAGCCATAATATTACCACAAGAATTTGCTTtattagatcacgtgattacactTACGTAATAATAATATGGCTACGTTGCGTGTTAAAGCGCGTGGCTTTGTTGTAAGAAGAAATTCATCGTTGTTTAATATGTAGTAGTAAAGAAGACATTCACAAAAGTTAGTAGAGTAGTATAGAAACTTAGTTTAAGGGGATTCATATCCTTTGCGCGAAATTTTGGCGGCAAGGGTAATTTGTGTTTTTAGTATGGTATCCTAAATGGTGAAGACGACTTTTCTACGTCACATGTTTCTAGTATACTAGCTTTAAATCCTTGTATAACAAGATGCAGTTGTGCAACAAAGGTGGGCGAAGGGCGCAATACCCGAAAAAAATTTTCCGTGTACATAATCCTGGCACTACCGTCCACTTCTCATAGTCGTGGACGCTTGGCACAAGGAAACTATATAAGTAGAATGATGTCTGCTTACGCTATTACTATGGTAAACTCATTACGCCCTAGGCATTGCCTGGGAAAACCTGAATAACCCATCGTTTGATCCGTCTTGGTATAAGGCTGCGAGTAAATTGACGTGAAGATGATTATAAAAGGGGTTCCTGAATTGCTCTGTATCCACATTTCCACGTGTTTTAGCAGTGTGAAATTTCTTATGGCAACAGTGCAATGGTAGTGCTAAAACATGATACAGCATATAACTTCGTGCACTCTTTATTCTGTGTTTTATGACTTTTATAAATCTATTGATCGATTAATAATTTTGCGGTTACCGCCACCTTAACAGACCATCTTATTTAtgtgacctttttttctttctttgcaCAGACTGGATTACAAGTTACAGATTAGAGATGGTGCTCTGAAAAGTTAATCCTTTCTATAACTACTGATCCTGTCATCAGCTTTGTATTTAATTCGTATTACTTTGTACCAGCAGCTCATCGAGTCTGGAGTTCTTATGGACTCTATGAGTTCCTGTTTGTACTATTAAGGGATAATCCCTACTATTGTACCTATTAATATGGTGCTATGATGACATCATCAGGCTGTTGAAAGTCACCAGATGGAAACATCTGGGGAGGCTAAAATCTGAGCACCGCCAGAACTTAAGAGACATTTAAATCActtttgtaatgttgttgttggaTACCATTTGTACACTAAATATTTACTGCTTAAATTATATTACTAATCAATTTACAACTCCTGTACATAGGGCAGGTAACAATGCTACTACTAAAGCAGTCATAGCCACACATGTGTTGacataacaaacaaacaaacaaacaaacaaactagtacaattgAAAATTGTCAAGTTAAAATGAAGCAGGGTCCCAGCAATTAAAAGCAACAAAACAAGAAACATGAGTGAtgggaaaattcctacattggcatttaacagatggtggtaacatgccaatgtagggatttcccacatagctacgtgtgttgtaatagctacgATCATTTATATTTCTTGTGTATTGTTGATACCTACTTCATGTTTAAAttaaagattttttaaaattgtacTAGTTATTAGAACCTGTCTATAGCCCCACCTTCATATCAGTTGCTATGGTGTTAAGTTCAATTAATGAGGTGAACATCTCAGTGAACACCTTCCTGTAGGGATCACATGAGTTCAGTGATAATCACATGATCTAGGAAATACCTTGCTGCTGTCAGATGGATCACCTGATCAGAGATAGCTTGTTGCATGGCAGTAGCACACTCATTAGCCTCTTGTCTAGCTGGAGAAGAAACTGCTCCGTGGTGCTCCTGATCTGACGTTCTTTATCAAGCATCTTCTGTAACTGTACCTGTAACGGCAGGACACTAGACTGACACACTGACAGACTAATGTACACAGGTGACAGACTAGCACACAAATAATTACACTCATAACAGAGTTGTAAGGACTGACACACTGACAGACTAACACATCAACACATACAGACAGGCACAACAGGATGGATCAGTACATAGTACACACTATAGTCTATTCATGTTGAGTTGATACGTGAGAAAAGAAGTTTAAAAGACAAGTGTATTTTTGCTACAAGTTGATCTTGTTGGTAAGGTGTGAAGATTACACTTGTTTTAACAAACACATGACAcatgctacagaaatgaaacaaatatttttgAACTCTCCGTGAGTAGGAGTGTATAGAAGGTGTCATAATTTTTGTCATCTTCCCAAGTTGTTATACTATAACACAAAACAGACTTACTGGTTGATCTCCTCTTTTTTTCCCTTCTGTCATTGACCACCCCAGTACTTGTCACAACTGGTTTATCCTGTTTATCAAGTATTGAGGAGGGAGAATCATCAGTGACTTATTGTATGCTTGTACTAGACGTTTCCTTGGACCAACTGGCCTAATAAGGTATTAATATAACATTCCATCTATTAATAGTAACACAGTTACTTCACTCCAACACACTTCAAATCCTCTTCATCTAAAGTAAGTAACGTTGACAGGTCAACTTCTTGTTCCTAAAGGATGGAAGGAATGTAACAGTTGATATATGGTAGGTGATGTTTCGTGAGCACGTCTCTTTAATAGCTGAGCTCCTAGTGATTACTAACTGAATCACTGAGTCACATCATAACCACTTAGTAACCATACAACTAAATACAATAAGGAACTCTACTGTGATGTTGAAGTTAATACAGAAAAGTTACAGAATTCCaactaattttttttacaagatACCTCACAATCCATACACAGCTAGTTGGTTTGTGATTTATCACACTATTGGTGTttcacatacgtacatattagGGCTGAGTGATATTATCATTTTagtgatatatcgtgatatttgaaagtatcgatgttgcaatattgttgttattaacTACTGTGATATGCCATATCCATTAGTATTGCTTTGAAGGCACTGCCACCTTTCATAGAGATCTgctacacattttatttcatcttgCAGTATATCCAAGACACCACGTGACtattttttgatataattattggCCCACTTCATACCAAAGGAGGGTGGACATGCGCacatacatttgtattaaaagtataaccaagccttcaGCGAAGTTTAAATAAGCACCATTCGAAAGTGTGCTTGACGTTTAGTATATTTAGCTGGTCTGCCCCACTCTTCCCGGCATGTAAATCGCTCTTGAATTTATAGAGGATCACGTGTGCAGTAAGTTTGTCAGTGGAATCAATGCGTTGCACTCTAGAGACACCTTATAAGTTGTATTCGAGCCCAAAAATCGTCAAAGAAGGTATCATGATATACAATAAGCCTCCTATGCTTGCTCCCATGGAATTAAAGAAAGGAAAGCGGACGCCGCTAGCGTGTCCTCATGGAGAATCAAGCAGGAAATAAGACACCTTCATACTCATTTTCTTCCGTTTGTCACAAGAAGCACAACATAAATTAGTGCGGCTGTTGCTAAACAGTTTTAATCACTCCATTTTAGTCTTGGTATTTGAAACATTCGATTAACGGTAATAGTTTTCAGTagcgcttatatcgtgtccaccctcctctgatcTCATACTTAGAATGTACCTCAGCGGATGAGTCAGATAACGGTTGTGTGTGACACATAGTGGAAATATTCGGCTTCTTTTGTCCCAGATATTACTGTGGTCTGcccttggcaactccagccatgtcatAATCCAtcatcctcatttaaacaactgcaggggcggatctaggatttataaaagggggggggctaactcaaggtactaatctgttgggtagaggtgtgcaaagcacatttcccagcatgcgaagcatgctggaactaggggggtctgggggcatgcccccccaggaaatttttgaaaaatagatgctaaaatactgcaatttggaaacatttccacataaaattcataatattttctgcctgtagctagatatttcatatactgcctttagattataggtatggctttctaaagcattttgctaatcaaaatgtttgggtaggtacagacaaccaagtacacgatgcacccctctcacaattgcacaacaccgaatacgtgcatgttagaataatataatgttgaatgtggaaaattttgaaatttgaacaatacaagattgaatctgagagcattttcaatgaaaattgtgtacctgaattaagtattgccatatatattaactacacaagtggatgaatgaagccctttaaacataccaatgcacttcattgtatatatgtataggtgcaggcagatttggaaaaattccatagcagaaccaactacatgtttccagtgaatgttctattagagtagttagctgactgctctattagagtatctcgatcttgtacacctccaatgctgatccgggtccttgttacataaactttagcataaatccactgataataccttggaaagatatttataaggtggttttatgagtatttgtattattagtgatcatataattatgctaagacaaaatttcattataatactcagcatattgatcaagtaaagcctaaatatgaaggggggggggggcttcagcccccaaagcccccccccctggatccgcccctgaactggtatcacatgaggaggacacaaattgtgtacagataCATAATTAACATCCTAGACTTAATTAAGCATTTGTTGGACAGTATGAATTCTGAGGGCcggctatatatgtatatgtgaccggatttgcgaaaaggtaccttttccacacatttgacataccagcaaacaaaatgatgtaacacttgactcgtcatactgattaacttgctcgtAGTATCACAATGTCAGGTATgcacaatgtagccagatactgtagctacattccttgaaaatttcaagcaaataTTTGGCAcgattaaaaagttatgaagctttaaagttcaaaaaatgggtcaaattttgtgtgtgaaaatggtaccttttcgcaaatccggtcacatatagttatATTAGAGTGCACATGACTGTTGTCTTGGTTACCCAATAAAGCTTAAACATTTGATTATAATTACATTTATATGCCAGCACACACTGTACTGGTCATGTACTGCCTTATTGgtaggttgtcccattggtgatTATACGTGCCCCCGGGCCTAGAAAATGAAATAAAACTTCTAACaaagccaatatttcagtgtcaaaaagtacaggcacaacccaatagaaataatattacacatctatggcttcatataccataACCCTCAACATaacaagctaatgacctggatggtcacctcccttgatcagcttttggatatcaTCATACCTTGCTTGTCTATTCAGATGCAAAGTTCCAGCCAGTATATTAATGTATACCATTGAACACTTTTATGGTTTCCCCCCAATACATTGTGTATTGGTTTAACTTGTCAGTGtaatatgattggtaattttaatggcaccgtatctaaatatcatacagtatgatagtactgtatagtagggacctcaaggagtaggcgtggcccatgaaataacatcacccaaaaacaacctcaatttcccctgacaacgatgaggcattattgattaggtaaaactaagcccaaacaagctttaagatcaacccgaaacgctttcaacaagttgttatggaatttaaaaaatattatttaacggaattttctactgactgactaagtaactgatggcttctctttgtaacagaaatcgtctgtatttttcatagtggctattttgttagcagaggtgcttttgaaCAATTCtagattcatactgctgtgtaataggttgaacatagctgacaatgaagcatagtGGACACTTTACTTTTCATCCGGATGATAATCGACATAACTGGGacatgcggcaccatttctttcggcaTGCAaggattgcagagatgcttgtTGAACAGTTCTTAAtacaaaatgctgtgtaacaggttgaacatagctagtgTAATggagacgataattgatatagctggtgcacgtggtgccatttcagatgcggtatgcatgggttcaccagtcataataattgtttgcaaaaaaagtcaacaaacaagttgggattttcaactagagtagggaccataacacatcaataaaaagtactgaaacaagctggagtagtgcacaatattaaataacagtaaacaataagaagtgttatatccctactgtgctcaagataacaTAATGGAAATCAGTAGCCACACCTCTTTCTCTTCATCTGAAGAGAAAGAGGTGTGGCTATTACTGTTACTAATTATAGTAGTACTTACCTAGTTTCTCCATATTTGGCTCATAGAAGAGAGGGTTGTCTTGTTCAGGAGCTGAGAACtaatagatcacatgatcaaacagACTACACTGCCTAATAATACTCACAGCAGATCTTACTAATGGTCACTGGGTCACACTTTGttctggggggaggggggtaaGGGTGACATACTTATTACACGTACAGGTCAAATATTAAAGTGTTTGATAAGTAAACAACAGAGTGTTGTATCTTACTGACCTCCGAAGCTGTGATGGTTCTTCTTGCTCTCCATATACCTGTAGTAATCCATTGAGAATGATCCACTAGCTCCAGCGTTGGTCATCTTAGCTACTGCATCCGGACCACTCATCAAATCATCACTTGCTTCACTGCTACTGTCACTATCATTGAAACTAGCTGAGGATACAATGGGATATAACACAGTGTGGGGACCAGTACATGTGAAAATGTGAATTACAGAAATGttaaaaaaacacacacacagacactcaCATCCTCCGAAGTTCTGCCAGAACCTAGCATTATCCAACATGCTAGCAATCACCATGTGCCTGTT
Encoded here:
- the LOC136266209 gene encoding uncharacterized protein isoform X3, encoding MMAQNMAMRNRHMVIASMLDNARFWQNFGGSSFNDSDSSSEASDDLMSGPDAVAKMTNAGASGSFSMDYYRYMESKKNHHSFGVLSS
- the LOC136266209 gene encoding uncharacterized protein isoform X4, coding for MMAQNMAMRNRHMVIASMLDNARFWQNFGGSSFNDSDSSSEASDDLMSGPDAVAKMTNAGASGSFSMDYYRTKCDPVTISKICFLSS
- the LOC136266209 gene encoding uncharacterized protein isoform X1 — protein: MMAQNMAMRNRHMVIASMLDNARFWQNFGGSSFNDSDSSSEASDDLMSGPDAVAKMTNAGASGSFSMDYYRYMESKKNHHSFGGQTKCDPVTISKICFLSS
- the LOC136266209 gene encoding uncharacterized protein isoform X2; protein product: MMAQNMAMRNRHMVIASMLDNARFWQNFGGSSFNDSDSSSEASDDLMSGPDAVAKMTNAGASGSFSMDYYRYMESKKNHHSFGEQSVTQ